The Malassezia japonica chromosome 5, complete sequence genome contains a region encoding:
- a CDS encoding uncharacterized protein (SECRETED:SignalP(1-21)), with product MQFKLSVLFVVLAVSITQASAAPAAPLVKRDQPEGKWIPPYIGQVEKRDQPEGKWIPHYIGQVEKRDQPEGKWIPPYIGQVEKRDQPEGKWIPPYIGQVEKRDQPEGKWIPPYIGQVEKRDQPEGKWIPPYIGQVEKRDQPEGKWIPPYIGQVEKRRKPEGKWIPPYIGQVEKRQEEGGEGIPPNIGQVLDEEKREEQKVNGKWIPAYIGQVL from the coding sequence ATGCAGTTCAAGCTTTCTGTTTTGTTTGTTGTCCTTGCCGTGAGCATTACGCAGGCCAGCGCCGCTCCGGCCGCCCCCCTCGTCAAGCGTGATCAGCCCGAGGGCAAGTGGATCCCCCCCTACATCGGCCAGgtcgagaagcgcgaccAGCCCGAGGGCAAGTGGATCCCCCACTACATCGGCCAGgtcgagaagcgcgaccAGCCCGAGGGCAAGTGGATCCCCCCCTACATCGGCCAGGTCGAGAAGCGTGACCAGCCCGAGGGCAAGTGGATCCCCCCCTACATCGGCCAGgtcgagaagcgcgaccAGCCCGAGGGCAAGTGGATCCCCCCCTACATCGGCCAGGTCGAGAAGCGTGACCAGCCCGAGGGCAAGTGGATCCCCCCCTACATCGGCCAGGTCGAGAAGCGTGACCAGCCCGAGGGCAAGTGGATTCCCCCCTACATCGGCCAGGTCGAGAAGCGTCGCAAGCCCGAGGGCAAGTGGATTCCCCCTTACATTGGCCAGGTCGAGAAGCGCCAGGAGGAGGGCGGTGAGGGTATTCCCCCTAACATCGGCCAGGTCCTCGATGAGgagaagcgcgaggagcagaaGGTCAACGGCAAGTGGATTCCTGCCTACATCGGCCAGGTCCTCTAA
- a CDS encoding uncharacterized protein (TransMembrane:9 (o26-45i84-105o111-132i209-229o249-273i285-307o344-366i373-395o401-423i); EggNog:ENOG503NVVT; COG:P), with protein sequence MVGHILLTISAIPGILPSSKGDDTSGAMACFVIAIIIMGIGTGFFKSNCSILIAEQTKIKEQTVVKLKSGEKVIIDPALTTARLYLWFYLMINIGSFCGQLGMVYCEKFVGFWLAYMLPTIVFILPIPVLWFGRNYYVKVPPDGSVLSRALKAWGMALRSNWSWNLRTLIKRCKSDTFWDSAKPSNIPESERKPWMTYSDLWIDELSRGIKACAVLVLFPLYWLCYNQIINNLIIQAGQMDTGSAPTEIVALLDPIFVIVFVFVFNLGLYPFLDYLRIPLTPIKRITIGFLFASGAMVWAAVLQAYIYKKNPCGEHVRDDVMVGDLHCEAVYSPLTVWIQSGSYILMAISELFASVTSMEIAMLMAPKNMRSIVMAISLFTTAIAAAIGEAFTALSTNPRFVINYGVFAGLAFVGAIIFWIVFHNLDKEQEDMNLIGQEGYMQETGTNPNQGLESHPTPPDEKAQTRTTDDHASPPP encoded by the coding sequence ATGGTCGGCCACATCCTCTTGACCATCTCGGCTATCCCAGGCATCCTCCCTTCGAGCAAAGGTGACGACACAAGTGGCGCTATGGCCTGTTTCGTCATTGCGATCATCATTATGGGCATTGGTACCGGCTTTTTCAAGAGCAACTGTTCTATTCTCATTGCAGAGCAGACCAAAATTAAAGAGCAGACGGTTGTCAAGCTCAAGTCGGGCGAAAAGGTGATCATTGATCCCGCACTCACCACGGCGCGTCTCTACCTGTGGTTCTACTTGATGATCAACATCGGCTCGTTCTGTGGCCAGCTGGGGATGGTATACTGCGAAAAGTTTGTGGGCTTCTGGCTTGCGTATATGCTACCCACTATTGTATTCATCCTGCCGATCCCTGTGCTCTGGTTCGGCCGCAACTACTATGTCAAGGTCCCTCCGGACGGGTCCGTCCTTAGCCGCGCTTTGAAGGCATGGGGCATGGCACTGCGCAGCAACTGGAGTTGGAACTTGCGCACGCTGATCAAGCGGTGCAAGTCGGACACCTTCTGGGACAGTGCGAAGCCCTCCAACATACCCGAATCGGAGCGCAAGCCGTGGATGACCTACAGCGATCTGTGGATCGACGAGCTGAGCCGTGGTATCAAGGCTTGTGCGGTATTGGTCCTCTTCCCCCTTTACTGGCTGTGTTATAACCAGATCATCAACAACCTGATTATCCAGGCTGGTCAAATGGACACGGGATCTGCCCCCACAGAGATTGTGGCGCTTCTCGACCCCATCTTTGTCATTGTATTTGTATTCGTCTTCAACCTGGGTCTGTACCCCTTCTTGGACTACCTCCGAATTCCCTTGACCCCCATCAAACGCATTACCATTGGATTTCTCTTTGCGTCGGGCGCCATGGTGTGggccgccgtgctgcaAGCCTATATCTACAAAAAGAACCCTTGCGGCGAACacgtgcgcgacgatgTCATGGTCGGCGATCTTCACTGCGAGGCGGTATACTCGCCCTTGACGGTGTGGATCCAGTCTGGCTCGTATATTCTGATGGCTATCAGTGAGCTCTTTGCGTCTGTCACATCTATGGAGATTGCGATGCTCATGGCGCCAAAGAACATGCGTTCGATCGTGATGGCCATTAGCTTGTTCACGACGGCCATTGCCGCTGCGATTGGCGAGGCCTTTACTGCGCTCTCGACCAACCCTCGGTTCGTGATCAACTACGGTGTCTTTGCCGGTCTTGCCTTTGTGGGTGCCATCATTTTCTGGATTGTGTTCCACAACCTGGACAAGGAGCAAGAAGACATGAACTTGATCGGCCAGGAAGGCTATATGCAAGAAACTGGAACTAATCCTAACCAAGGCCTCGAGTCTCACCCCACCCCACCCGACGAAAAAGCTCAAACACGCACCACTGATGATCATGCATCCCCCCCCCCCTAG
- a CDS encoding uncharacterized protein (COG:J; EggNog:ENOG503NX7I; BUSCO:EOG092651FJ) — protein sequence MYQQRWRSKRLLRGYHGDWIPERRFRRWFLPTHLPSFASLPAAKRGKKESGSALDTPVPPVLNLFLRDVERRLDVVVFRCCFAHSAYHSRSLVLHGKVSVNGQPITDPGKLLEEGDLISVEPESIPMLNKQIAKRVQQDRERLAPKAPEAEAKAAPEAAPEAETAPAESEAAPAEGEAAPAEGEAAPAEGEAAETAPAEAAPAAKKAQDTLPPGVLPFHLPPFAAPFLFIPPYLDVSFRTCSAIYMRHPTLTSHLARSRDQSDNSQPRAQRVFQSDIPTPYPAGGEMFGLAWEFYVRNAPRVRGDERRTKVEGRYGRSGFESARAWESDRRRVAIRRGWGRKRRISLPTSPLSRGPSPDGSLFLARAESHVLHIFDASDFRCIQTYRAPTPVLDVSWYLYPATADDEHVHWCFAVSGRDMPVRLVDARIGELKATYAMVNHIEEYVAPNALAFGHDCARLYGGVAEAVAVFQLAAPGANQHMALDLSAASASDAQGGQRGLVSALAPGWAPRAFDEENGGQPLEILAVGTFSGTIGLYVTDAHWLANAAVRRQAQWVAPPRHGAEESVAGEHVCLCGWRVAEGAGITQLAWHPMHRNILVVAMRRSSHLFVYDTSYLYGMADPFHFRRLPLTDPSLIARLDRRAKHTHQRLWFDIDAQGEYLVTGDDQGDVSIWAWDTILQGTAPGASVPPTVQFHAHAGARHWSAVHSSSESSDASSSDEEHGPVPNEAVTALWACKLH from the exons ATGTACCAGCAGCGCTGGCGCTCCAAGCGCCTCTTGCGCGGATACCACGGCGACTGGATCCCGGAACGCCGCTTCCGTCGCTGGTTCCTGCCGACGCACCTGCCGAGCTTTGCCTCGCTCCCGGCCGCTAAGCGGGGGAAGAAGGAGTCGGGCAGTGCCCTCGACACGCCCGTGCCCCCGGTGCTGAACCTGTTCCTGCGCGATGTCGAGCGCAGGCTGGACGTCGTCGTGTTCCGCTGCTGCTTTGCACACAGCGCATACCACTCCCGCTCGCTCGTCCTCCACGGAAAGGTGTCGGTCAACGGCCAGCCAATCACCGACCCGGGCAAGCTGCTCGAAGAGGGCGACTTGATCTCGGTCGAGCCGGAATCGATTCCCATGCTCAACAAGCAGATCGCCAAGCGCGTCCAGCAggaccgcgagcgcctcgcgcccaaggcgcccgaggccgaggcaaaggccgcgcccgaggccgctCCAGAGGCCGAGACCGCTCCTGCCGAGAGTGAGGCCGCTCctgccgagggcgaggccgctcctgccgagggcgaggccgctcctgccgagggcgaggccgCAGAGACTGCccccgccgaggccgcacCGGCCGCGAAAAAGGCCCAAGACACCCTGCCGCCGGGCGTGCTGCCTTTCCACCTGCCGCCGTTTGCGGCGCCCTTCCTTTTCATCCCGCCGTACCTGGACGTGAGCTTCCGTACGTGCTCGGCAATCTACATGCGCCACCCGACCCTCACGTCGCACCTCGCCCGCTCGCGCGACCAGTCGGACAACAGCCAaccgcgtgcgcagcgcgtcttCCAGTCCGATATCCCGACGCCCTACCCTGCTGGCGGTGAGATGTTTGGTCTCGCGTGGGAGTTCTATGTGCGcaatgcgccgcgcgtgcgtggcgacgagcgccgcaccaAGGTCGAGGGCCGCTACGGCCGCTCGGGCTTTGAGTCTGCCCGTGCGTGGGAGAGtgaccgccgccgcgtcgcgatCCGCCGCGGATGgggccgcaagcgccgcatctCCCTGCCTACCTcgccgctctcgcgcgGCCC GTCACCGGACGGGAGTCTGTTtctggcgcgcgccgagtcgcACGTCTTGCATATCTTCGATGCAAGCGATTTTCGGTGCATACAGACCTACCGTGCACCGACGCCCGTGCTGGACGTGAGCTGGTACCTGTATCCGGCGACGGCAGACGACGAGCATGTGCACTGGTGCTTTGCAGTGAGTGGTCGGGATAtgccggtgcgcctcgtcgacgcgcgcataggcgag TTGAAAGCGACCTATGCCATGGTCAACCATATCGAGgagtacgtcgcgccgaaTGCACTTGCGTTTGGGCACGACTGTGCACG GCTGTACGGCGGCGTAGCCGAGGCCGTGGCCGTGTTtcagctcgctgcgccgggcgccaACCAGCacatggcgctcgacctaTCGGCGGCGAGTGCATCGGACGCTCAGGGCGGCCAGCGCGGGCTTgtctcggccttggcacCGGGGTGGGCACCGCGCGCATTTGACGAGGAGAACGGCGGCCAGCCGCTCGAGATTCTGGCCGTCGGTACGTTTTCAGGCACCATTGGCCTCTATGTGACCGACGCGCACTGGCTCGCGAatgcggccgtgcgccggcagGCGCAGTGGGTcgctccgccgcgccaTGGCGCCGAAGAGAGTGTCGCGGGTGAACACGTATGCCTGTGTGGatggcgcgtcgccgagggcgCTGGCATTACCCAGCTAGCCTGGCACCCAATGCACCGCAACATTTTGGTGGTCgccatgcgccgctcgtcgcacTTGTTTGTGTACGACACAAGTTATTTGTATGGCATGGCCGATCCTTTCCACTTTCGGCGACTGCCCCTAACCGATCCTTCGCTGATCGCGCGCTTGGATCGGCGTGCCAAGCACACACATCAACGCCTATGGTTCGATATCGACGCACAAGGCGAGTACCTCGTCACTGGCGACGACCAGGGCGACGTGTCGATTTGGGCGTGGGACACAATTCTCCAGGGCACGGCCCCCGGCGCGAGCGTTCCCCCTACGGTGCAGTTTCACGCCCATGCAG gcgcacggcacTGGTCGGCGGTGCACAGCAGCAGCGAGTCAAGCGATGCGTCGtcctcggacgaggagcacggGCCAGTTCCGAATGAGGCTGTGACAGCACTTTGGGCGTG CAAACTACACTAG